The following coding sequences lie in one Hippopotamus amphibius kiboko isolate mHipAmp2 chromosome 17, mHipAmp2.hap2, whole genome shotgun sequence genomic window:
- the SIRT7 gene encoding NAD-dependent protein deacetylase sirtuin-7 isoform X3 — translation MAAGGLSRSERKAAERVRRLREEQQRERLRQVSRILRKAVAERSAEEGRLLAESEDLVTELQGRSRRREGLKRRQEEVCDDPEELRRKVRELASAVRNAKHLVIYTGAGISTAASIPDYRGPNGVWTLLQKGRSVSAADLSEAEPTLTHMSIARLHEQKLVQHVVSQNCDGLHLRSGLPRTAMSELHGNMYIEVCTACTPNREYVRVFDVTERTALHRHQTGRTCHKCGAQLRDTIVHFGERGTLGQPLNWEAATQAASKADTILCLGSSLKVLKKYPHLWCMTKPPSRRPKLYIVNLQWTPKDDWAALKLHGKCDDVMQLLMDELGLEIPCYSRVL, via the exons ATGGCTGCCGGGGGTCTGAGCCGGTCGGAGCGCAAGGCGGCGGAGCGGGTCCGGAGGCTGCGGGAGGAACAACAGAGAGAACGGCTCCGCCAG GTGTCACGCATCCTGAGGAAGGCAGTGGCCGAGCGCAGCGCCGAGGAGGGCCGGCTCCTGGCCGAGAGCGAGGACCTGGTGACCGAGCTGCAGGGCCGGAGCAGGCGGCGCGAGGGCCTGAAGCGGCGGCAGGAGGAG GTGTGCGATGACCCGGAGGAGCTGCGGAGGAAAGTCCGGGAGCTGGCCAGCGCCGTCCGCAACGCCAAGCACCTGGTCATCTACACGGGCGCCGGGATCAGCACG GCAGCCTCTATCCCAGATTACCGAGGCCCTAATGGAGTATGGACGCTGCTTCAGAAAGGAAGAAGCGTTAG TGCTGCTGACCTGAGTGAGGCCGAGCCGACACTCACCCACATGAGCATTGCCCGCTTACACGAGCAGAAGCTG GTGCAGCACGTGGTGTCTCAGAACTGTGACGGGCTCCACCTGCGGAGCGGGCTGCCTCGCACGGCCATGTCAGAGCTCCACGGGAACATGTACATTGAA GTCTGCACGGCCTGCACTCCCAACAGAGAGTATGTGCGGGTGTTTGATGTGACAGAGCGCACCGCCCTGCACCGACACCAGACTGGCCGCACCTGCCACAAGTGCGGGGCCCAGCTCCGAGACACCATCGTGCACTTTGGGGAGAGGGGGACGCTGGGACAGCCTCTGAACTGGGAGGCAGCCACCCAGGCTGCCAGCAAAGCAGACACGATCCTGTGTTTAGGCTCCAGCTTAAAG GTTCTAAAGAAGTATCCACACCTCTGGTGCATGACCAAGCCCCCCAGCCGGCGGCCCAAGCTCTACATTGTGAACTTACAG TGGACCCCGAAGGATGACTGGGCTGCTCTGAAGCTGCACGGAAAGTGTGATGACGTCATGCAGCTCCTCATGGATGAACTGGGCCTGGAGATCCCCTGCTACAGCAG GGTCTTATAG
- the SIRT7 gene encoding NAD-dependent protein deacetylase sirtuin-7 isoform X2 produces the protein MAAGGLSRSERKAAERVRRLREEQQRERLRQVSRILRKAVAERSAEEGRLLAESEDLVTELQGRSRRREGLKRRQEEVCDDPEELRRKVRELASAVRNAKHLVIYTGAGISTAASIPDYRGPNGVWTLLQKGRSVSAADLSEAEPTLTHMSIARLHEQKLVQHVVSQNCDGLHLRSGLPRTAMSELHGNMYIEVCTACTPNREYVRVFDVTERTALHRHQTGRTCHKCGAQLRDTIVHFGERGTLGQPLNWEAATQAASKADTILCLGSSLKWTPKDDWAALKLHGKCDDVMQLLMDELGLEIPCYSRWQDPIFSLATPLRAGEESSHSRKSLCRSREESGPGDRGAPLSSAPVLGGWFGRGCTKRTKRKKVT, from the exons ATGGCTGCCGGGGGTCTGAGCCGGTCGGAGCGCAAGGCGGCGGAGCGGGTCCGGAGGCTGCGGGAGGAACAACAGAGAGAACGGCTCCGCCAG GTGTCACGCATCCTGAGGAAGGCAGTGGCCGAGCGCAGCGCCGAGGAGGGCCGGCTCCTGGCCGAGAGCGAGGACCTGGTGACCGAGCTGCAGGGCCGGAGCAGGCGGCGCGAGGGCCTGAAGCGGCGGCAGGAGGAG GTGTGCGATGACCCGGAGGAGCTGCGGAGGAAAGTCCGGGAGCTGGCCAGCGCCGTCCGCAACGCCAAGCACCTGGTCATCTACACGGGCGCCGGGATCAGCACG GCAGCCTCTATCCCAGATTACCGAGGCCCTAATGGAGTATGGACGCTGCTTCAGAAAGGAAGAAGCGTTAG TGCTGCTGACCTGAGTGAGGCCGAGCCGACACTCACCCACATGAGCATTGCCCGCTTACACGAGCAGAAGCTG GTGCAGCACGTGGTGTCTCAGAACTGTGACGGGCTCCACCTGCGGAGCGGGCTGCCTCGCACGGCCATGTCAGAGCTCCACGGGAACATGTACATTGAA GTCTGCACGGCCTGCACTCCCAACAGAGAGTATGTGCGGGTGTTTGATGTGACAGAGCGCACCGCCCTGCACCGACACCAGACTGGCCGCACCTGCCACAAGTGCGGGGCCCAGCTCCGAGACACCATCGTGCACTTTGGGGAGAGGGGGACGCTGGGACAGCCTCTGAACTGGGAGGCAGCCACCCAGGCTGCCAGCAAAGCAGACACGATCCTGTGTTTAGGCTCCAGCTTAAAG TGGACCCCGAAGGATGACTGGGCTGCTCTGAAGCTGCACGGAAAGTGTGATGACGTCATGCAGCTCCTCATGGATGAACTGGGCCTGGAGATCCCCTGCTACAGCAG GTGGCAGGACCCCATCTTCTCCCTGGCCACTCCCCTGCGTGCAGGTGAAGAAAGCAGCCACAGTCGCAAGTCGCTGTGCAGAAGCCGAGAGGAATCCGGGCCTGGGGACCGGGGCGCACCACTTAGCTCAGCCCCCGTCCTGGGTGGCTGGTTTGGCAGGGGCTGCACCAAGCgcacaaaaaggaagaaagtaacaTAA
- the SIRT7 gene encoding NAD-dependent protein deacetylase sirtuin-7 isoform X1, whose translation MAAGGLSRSERKAAERVRRLREEQQRERLRQVSRILRKAVAERSAEEGRLLAESEDLVTELQGRSRRREGLKRRQEEVCDDPEELRRKVRELASAVRNAKHLVIYTGAGISTAASIPDYRGPNGVWTLLQKGRSVSAADLSEAEPTLTHMSIARLHEQKLVQHVVSQNCDGLHLRSGLPRTAMSELHGNMYIEVCTACTPNREYVRVFDVTERTALHRHQTGRTCHKCGAQLRDTIVHFGERGTLGQPLNWEAATQAASKADTILCLGSSLKVLKKYPHLWCMTKPPSRRPKLYIVNLQWTPKDDWAALKLHGKCDDVMQLLMDELGLEIPCYSRWQDPIFSLATPLRAGEESSHSRKSLCRSREESGPGDRGAPLSSAPVLGGWFGRGCTKRTKRKKVT comes from the exons ATGGCTGCCGGGGGTCTGAGCCGGTCGGAGCGCAAGGCGGCGGAGCGGGTCCGGAGGCTGCGGGAGGAACAACAGAGAGAACGGCTCCGCCAG GTGTCACGCATCCTGAGGAAGGCAGTGGCCGAGCGCAGCGCCGAGGAGGGCCGGCTCCTGGCCGAGAGCGAGGACCTGGTGACCGAGCTGCAGGGCCGGAGCAGGCGGCGCGAGGGCCTGAAGCGGCGGCAGGAGGAG GTGTGCGATGACCCGGAGGAGCTGCGGAGGAAAGTCCGGGAGCTGGCCAGCGCCGTCCGCAACGCCAAGCACCTGGTCATCTACACGGGCGCCGGGATCAGCACG GCAGCCTCTATCCCAGATTACCGAGGCCCTAATGGAGTATGGACGCTGCTTCAGAAAGGAAGAAGCGTTAG TGCTGCTGACCTGAGTGAGGCCGAGCCGACACTCACCCACATGAGCATTGCCCGCTTACACGAGCAGAAGCTG GTGCAGCACGTGGTGTCTCAGAACTGTGACGGGCTCCACCTGCGGAGCGGGCTGCCTCGCACGGCCATGTCAGAGCTCCACGGGAACATGTACATTGAA GTCTGCACGGCCTGCACTCCCAACAGAGAGTATGTGCGGGTGTTTGATGTGACAGAGCGCACCGCCCTGCACCGACACCAGACTGGCCGCACCTGCCACAAGTGCGGGGCCCAGCTCCGAGACACCATCGTGCACTTTGGGGAGAGGGGGACGCTGGGACAGCCTCTGAACTGGGAGGCAGCCACCCAGGCTGCCAGCAAAGCAGACACGATCCTGTGTTTAGGCTCCAGCTTAAAG GTTCTAAAGAAGTATCCACACCTCTGGTGCATGACCAAGCCCCCCAGCCGGCGGCCCAAGCTCTACATTGTGAACTTACAG TGGACCCCGAAGGATGACTGGGCTGCTCTGAAGCTGCACGGAAAGTGTGATGACGTCATGCAGCTCCTCATGGATGAACTGGGCCTGGAGATCCCCTGCTACAGCAG GTGGCAGGACCCCATCTTCTCCCTGGCCACTCCCCTGCGTGCAGGTGAAGAAAGCAGCCACAGTCGCAAGTCGCTGTGCAGAAGCCGAGAGGAATCCGGGCCTGGGGACCGGGGCGCACCACTTAGCTCAGCCCCCGTCCTGGGTGGCTGGTTTGGCAGGGGCTGCACCAAGCgcacaaaaaggaagaaagtaacaTAA